CCCCTTTTTGCCAACGCGATCGCGCCCCACTTCAAACTGCGGCTTCACCAACATCACCACTTCCTTGGGGGCAGCTAACAATCGCCACAGGGCAGGCATAATTTTTGTCAGGGAAATAAATGACACATCCACTACCCCCAAAGTAGCCCAACGGGAGTGATCAGCATAGACCTCGCCATAGAGATCAGTAGGTTGCAAGTGCCGCAGGTTGGTGCGTTCTTTGAGTACCAGGCGTGGATCTTGGCGCAGTGTCCAAGCCACCTGTCCGTAGCCCACATCGATGCCATAAACTTGTTTGGCTCCTGCTTGCAGCAGACAATCGGTGAACCCCCCTGTGGAGATGCCGCCGTCTAGACAAATACGATCAACGACTCTGATGGCAAACGTAGTTAAGGCTTTGGCCAATTTTTCTCCTCCACGGGACACATAGGGCGATCGCTGCTTCACTTGGATCTCGACCGTAGAGGGCACTTCCATGCTTGGTTTATCTACCACCTGTTGATCTACCATGACCTCGCCCGCTTGGATTAGCCGTTGTGCCTGTTGACGCGACTCACAAAGGTTTCGCTCCACTAGTAGTTTGTCGAGACGCTGTTTTGCCATAATGCTGAAGAGACAATCCCTATTGCCTACTGTAGTCCCAATGTACGCCTACGCACTGGTAAAAATGACGGATGCTGCCCTGGTGTTGCCTAAAGGAATAGTGGGGGAGTTGCATTTGCTGGGAACCGAAGATCTAGGAGCGATCGTCGAGCCAGCTCTGTCTATTACTGACATCCAACAGGACGATGAGCTACTGATGCAAGCTGTACTACACCACGATCAAGTTATCCGAGCCGTATTTCAACAAACTCCTCTCTTGCCTCTGCGCTTTGGCACCCAATTTACCTCCGCTGCGGTGTTATTGGCACACCTGCAAGCAGAAGCCGACACCTACCTCAGCCGACTAGCCCACCTAGCGGACAATGCTGAATATACCCTGAAGCTCATTCCCCAGCCTATGCCAGAGGAACCAATAGATTTATCCACTGCTAAGGGACGAGATTATTTCTTGGCGAAAAAGCAGCGTTACCAAGCCCAGCAAGACTGGCTCCAACGGCAAGCAACTGAGTTGACCGAGTTACAGCAGGCGATTGTCCGTTGTTACCCTACCCAACTGGATAATAATCCCCAAGATGGTCAACACCGTTGGCATATCTTGGCTCCCCAACCTGCCCCAACCCTACTGGAACAGGTGAAAATGTGGCAGGCTCAGTATCCTCACTGGGCAATTCACCTGAGTGAAGCTTTGCCTCCCTATCACTTTGTGTGAAGTAAGCGTGTAAAGTGACACCATTTTTCTCCAAAAGCCACTACGTAACCTACCAGCTCGTAAATAAGTCCGTTCTACAAGCTATCTGTAG
The Cyanobacteriota bacterium DNA segment above includes these coding regions:
- a CDS encoding TlyA family RNA methyltransferase, with the protein product MAKQRLDKLLVERNLCESRQQAQRLIQAGEVMVDQQVVDKPSMEVPSTVEIQVKQRSPYVSRGGEKLAKALTTFAIRVVDRICLDGGISTGGFTDCLLQAGAKQVYGIDVGYGQVAWTLRQDPRLVLKERTNLRHLQPTDLYGEVYADHSRWATLGVVDVSFISLTKIMPALWRLLAAPKEVVMLVKPQFEVGRDRVGKKGVVRDSRDQAEAIHAVLQAGQEVGWHYAGLTWSPLLGPAGNVEYLLWLQTGASLNGATAPDLGEIHYLAQTAHQMLCKR
- a CDS encoding GvpL/GvpF family gas vesicle protein, whose amino-acid sequence is MYAYALVKMTDAALVLPKGIVGELHLLGTEDLGAIVEPALSITDIQQDDELLMQAVLHHDQVIRAVFQQTPLLPLRFGTQFTSAAVLLAHLQAEADTYLSRLAHLADNAEYTLKLIPQPMPEEPIDLSTAKGRDYFLAKKQRYQAQQDWLQRQATELTELQQAIVRCYPTQLDNNPQDGQHRWHILAPQPAPTLLEQVKMWQAQYPHWAIHLSEALPPYHFV